The segment TTAGCTGGCATATTTGTTTCCTAAACTTAAAATTAATGAATTAAAATCAATCGAAACGATTAACCTTCCACAACAGCGATGATGTCATCTTCACGCATGAAGAGTAATTCATCTTGGCCAATCTTCACTTTGGTTCCAGAGTATTTACCAAAAATAATCTTGTCGCCTTCTTTCACGCTTAATTCGCGAATTTGGCCATTGTCGAGCTGTTTACCAGGACCGACACGCACAATGGTGCCATACTGAGGTGCTTC is part of the Candidatus Berkiella cookevillensis genome and harbors:
- a CDS encoding co-chaperone GroES — its product is MATKLKVNPLGDRVLVRQDEEIQKTEGGIFLPETAKEAPQYGTIVRVGPGKQLDNGQIRELSVKEGDKIIFGKYSGTKVKIGQDELLFMREDDIIAVVEG